A stretch of Myceligenerans xiligouense DNA encodes these proteins:
- a CDS encoding WhiB family transcriptional regulator has product MADVLSLFDEEQEDALLGWQERALCAQTDPEAFFPEKGGSTREAKKVCQGCEVKAECLDYALANDERFGIWGGLSERERRKLKRRAV; this is encoded by the coding sequence ATGGCGGACGTGCTGTCGCTCTTCGACGAGGAGCAGGAAGACGCCCTGCTCGGCTGGCAGGAACGCGCACTCTGCGCGCAGACCGACCCCGAGGCGTTCTTCCCCGAGAAGGGCGGCTCCACACGCGAGGCGAAGAAGGTCTGCCAGGGGTGCGAGGTCAAGGCGGAGTGCCTCGACTACGCCCTCGCCAACGACGAGCGATTCGGCATCTGGGGCGGGCTTTCCGAGCGGGAACGCCGCAAGCTCAAGCGGCGCGCCGTCTGA
- a CDS encoding TIGR03089 family protein → MLVSTLLDRLQSDPGRPRLTWYGDDGERVELSGAVLANWVAKTTNLLVEEYDAQPGSMVGVNLPVHWRTVTWALAAWRVGATVVLRDDSRAPGEPGATNEPGPAGEPVTSGTAGPISTENLDVVVTDSPERWTASGAELVAVSLPALARRYDGDLPPGAMDAAAAVMTYADQVIYAPEPEAGRTALTGAGADGSPVPAVRHDELVPEAEDGGARVLVDGRGAPADVLRELLRVWAGAGSVVLTSPATAAALEVDPARRERLVTTEKIEKIT, encoded by the coding sequence ATGCTCGTCTCCACTCTTCTCGACCGCCTCCAGTCCGATCCCGGCCGTCCCCGCCTCACCTGGTACGGCGACGACGGCGAACGGGTCGAGCTCTCCGGGGCGGTCCTCGCGAACTGGGTCGCGAAGACCACGAATCTGCTCGTCGAGGAGTACGACGCACAGCCCGGCTCGATGGTTGGGGTGAACCTGCCGGTGCATTGGCGAACCGTGACCTGGGCACTCGCCGCGTGGCGGGTGGGTGCCACCGTGGTGCTGCGCGACGACTCCCGCGCGCCCGGCGAGCCCGGTGCCACGAACGAGCCCGGCCCCGCCGGTGAACCCGTGACGTCCGGCACGGCAGGCCCGATTTCCACCGAGAACCTCGACGTCGTCGTCACGGATTCTCCGGAGCGCTGGACGGCGTCGGGCGCCGAGCTCGTGGCCGTCAGCCTGCCGGCGCTGGCCCGACGGTACGACGGCGACCTGCCCCCTGGTGCGATGGACGCGGCCGCCGCCGTGATGACGTATGCGGACCAGGTGATCTACGCACCCGAGCCGGAAGCCGGTCGCACGGCCCTGACCGGTGCCGGGGCGGACGGTTCTCCCGTGCCCGCCGTCCGCCACGACGAGCTCGTGCCTGAGGCCGAGGACGGCGGTGCGCGGGTGCTGGTCGACGGCCGGGGTGCTCCCGCCGACGTGCTGCGCGAGCTCCTGCGGGTCTGGGCCGGCGCGGGCTCCGTGGTACTCACGAGCCCCGCCACGGCCGCCGCTCTGGAGGTCGACCCGGCGCGCCGTGAGCGGCTCGTGACCACCGAGAAGATCGAGAAGATCACCTGA